One segment of Trichlorobacter ammonificans DNA contains the following:
- a CDS encoding helix-turn-helix domain-containing protein, translating into MSRLKMTKSDFVDVVSRLREVSGEKREIVLAEMLGFTQSTFAQRKKRNSTPTEEVYWLCKEKGWDFDYVMTGETECHVKAKTPTIEAVIQMMESMDADTQEDIRLSVQKEKLLRELMKEKQEKEAA; encoded by the coding sequence ATGTCAAGATTAAAAATGACAAAAAGTGATTTCGTGGATGTTGTTTCGCGGTTGAGGGAAGTGTCTGGAGAAAAGAGGGAGATCGTACTGGCGGAAATGCTGGGGTTCACGCAATCGACGTTTGCGCAGAGAAAGAAGAGGAATTCCACGCCGACAGAAGAAGTGTACTGGCTATGCAAAGAGAAGGGATGGGACTTTGATTATGTCATGACGGGTGAAACAGAATGTCATGTTAAGGCAAAAACCCCAACCATCGAAGCGGTGATCCAGATGATGGAAAGCATGGACGCTGACACGCAGGAGGATATTCGCCTTAGCGTTCAGAAAGAGAAACTGCTCAGGGAGCTGATGAAGGAAAAGCAGGAGAAGGAAGCAGCATGA